The following DNA comes from Nitrospirota bacterium.
TCTACGACCAGATGGCCGAACCGCGCTACGTGATCTCGATGGGCTCCTGCGCCACCTCCGGCAACCATTACAACAGTTACAGCGTCGTCCAGGGCGTGGATCAGATCGTCCCGGTGGACGTGTATGTCCCCGGCTGCCCGCCCAGGCCGGAAGCGTTGCTGGACGGCCTGCTCAAGCTGCAGGAAAAGATCCAACGGGAGAAAGTGTTCGTCAAATGACGGTAACCGTTAAACGAGAATCGTGAACCGCTGGAAAACAGTCCGTCGGTCGAAAGCTTCGATTCACGTTTAACGGTTAACGAATAACGGGTGACATGCATCCACTGCTCGAAACACTGAGGGCAAAATTCCCCGAGGCCGTGCTATCGGTCCAAGAGGATGAGGCCCGCGGAGAGCTGTCCGCCCGCGTCGCCGCCGACCGCATCGTAGACGTGGCGCGGTTCCTTCACGATGATCCGGCGATGGCGTTCGATCACATCACGGATGTGTGCTCGGCCGACTTTCCGGAAGACCGCGAACGGTTCGAAGTGATCTACCATCTGCTGTCGTTGCCGCATCGCCGGCGCGTTCGGCTCAAGGCCCGCGTCACGGAAGACAACCCTTGCATCGATTCGGTCACCGCCGTTTGGAAAGGCGCGGAGTTCATGGAGCGGGAGGTCTACGACTTGATGGGCATCCGCTTCGACGGGCATCCGGACCTGCGCCGCATCCTCATGCCGGAAGACTACGACGAGGGCTACCCGCTCCGGAAAGATTTCCCGACGGAAGGCAAGGGTTGGCGTAGCTCCTTCGAATTCATCCCCCGGCTTGACGAGCCGCCCGTCGAAGTCGAAGGCGAGATCTCCGAAGACCTGAAGAAACCCTTCATGGCCGGCAACGGAGCCGTGTCATCCATCCGTAAGGAGGAGTTGCTGCTGAACATGGGCCCCCAACACCCGAGCACGCACGGCGTGCTGCGGGTGGTGCTCGAACTCGACGGCGAGCGGATCGTCAAGGCGACGCCGGACCTCGGCTACCTGCACCGCGGGGTGGAAAAGCTGGCCGAGGGGTTGCACTACCTGCAGATCATCCCGCACACCGACCGGCTCGATTACGTCTGCGCCATGGCGAACAACTACGCGTATGTCCGGGCCGTCGAGAAGCTCGTGGGTGTCAAGGTGCCGGAACGCGCCGAGTATATCCGCACGATCGTCGCGGAGATGCAGCGGGTGGTCGGTCACCTGTTCTGGCTGGGCACGCAGGCGCTGGACATCGGCGCGATGACGGTCTTTTTCTGGACGTTTCGCGAGCGCGAAGCACTGTTGGACATGTTCGAGAAGCTCTGCGGCGCGCGGCTTACGTTGAACTATTACCGTATCGGCGGCGTGGACAGCGACTTCACGCCCGACCTCGTCGCGCGCCTGAAAGCGTTCCTCGACACGTTCTACGACAAGATTCACGAGTACGACACGCTCCTCATGACGAACCGGATCTGGCTGTCCCGCACGAAGAACGTGGCCGTCATTTCCGCCGAAGACGCGATCAACTTCGGCCTCACCGGACCGGTGCTGCGCGGCTCGGGAGTCGCATACGACGTGCGCAAGTTCGAACCCTACGGCATGTACGACCGGGTGGAATGGGAAGTGCCGGTCGGCAAGAGCGGCGACACCTACGACCGGTACTGGGTGCGCATGGAAGAGATGCGGCAGAGTTGCCGGATCATCCGCCAATGCTTGGACCAGATGCCGCCCGGCCCGATCATGGCCGATCTCCCGCAGGTGATCCCGCCGCCCAAGCCCAAGGTCATGCGGGACATGGAGAGCCTGATCCACCATTTCATCATCTTCACGCAGGGCTTCAAGCCGCCGAAAGGCGAGACCTATTGCGCGTCGGAAGCGCCGAAAGGAGAACTGGGCTTCTTCATCATCAGCGACGGGAGTCCCCGGCCCTATCGGTTGAAGATCCGGGCTCCGTCGTTCGTTCACATGGGCGCCTTCGACCACATGGCGCGCGGCTATCTGATCTCGGACATCATCACGATCTTCGGCACCTACGACATCGTGATGGGAGAATGCGACCGCTAATAGAGGCGTCACTGGTCAAGCGTCAACCGTCAACCGAGAGACAGGATGGTGGCCTCTCTTCGAGTCGATGGACGAAATGCCGATTGATGAATGACGCGAGCTGACAGGGCATGAGACTGTCGGAGAAATATAAGGATCAGATAGCCGATATCCTGTCCCGCTACCCGGTTCGACGCTCGGCGCTGTTGCCGCTGCTGTGCCTGGCGCAGCAGGAGGAAGGCTACGTGAGCGAGGCGGCGATGAAGGAAATCGCCGGCATCCTGAAACTGACGCCGCCGCAGGTGTACGAGACGGTCACGTTCTACACGATGCTGAACCTGAAGCCAGTGGGAAAGTTCCACATTCAGGTGTGCAAATCGCTGATGTGCGCCTTGGTCGGGTCCGACACGTTGCTCGGCTGGCTCCGCGCCAAGCTGGGGATCAAGCCCGGCGAAACTACTCCGGACCGGATGTTCACCCTCAGTACGGTGGAATGCTTGGCCGCCTGCGGGGCCGGGCCGATGATGCAGATCAACGACGACTATTACGAGAAGCTGACCGAAGAGAAGGTGGATCGGATCCTGGCCGACCTGAAACGCGACGGCACGTCTCCCTTGAAGAGCGGGCCGTTCATGCTGCCTGAACCAGTGAACAGTAAGGGGTAAACGGTGAGGAGTCAGGGGATGCGTCGGCTTTTTGTTCTCAATTTCGCACCCCCTTACCCCTCACTCCTTACCCCTTACCGATGAGATCGCAATGGCCAAACACGAACTCATTTTGCTGAAGAACATGACATCGCCGGGCTACACGGGCTCGCTGGCGGACTACGAGCGGGCGGGCGGATATCAGGCGCTCCGCAAGACGCTCGGCAAGATCGCACCGGCGGACGTGACGGCGATAGTGGTGAAGTCGGGATTGCGGGGGCGCGGGGGCGCGGGATTCCCGACCGGGATCAAATGGGGATTCCTGCCCAAGGATTATCAGGGTCCTCGTTACCTGTGCTGCAACGCGGACGAGAGCGAACCGGGCACGTTCAAGGACCGCCAACTGATCGAACGCGACCCCCACCAGGTCATCGAAGGCATCCTGCTCGCCTGTTACGCCATCGGGGCCGAGACCGCCTACATCTATATTCGAGGGGAATTTGCCTTGGGCGCCGCGATTCTGGAACGGGCCTTGTCGGAAGCCGGAGCCGCCGGCTACATCGGCCGGAACATTCTCGGCACGGGGGTCAACATCGACGTGTGGATTCACCGCGGAGCCGGCGCCTACATTTGCGGGGAAGAGACGGCGCTCCTGGAGTCGCTCGAAGGGAAGCGGGGCTTGCCGCGCGTGAAACCGCCGTTTCCTGCCACCCACGGCCTGTACGGCAAGCCGACCGTGGTCAACAACGTGGAGACGCTCGCGAACCTGCCGCATATCCTCAACCGCGGCGCCGAATGGTTCGCCTCGATCGGTTCGCCGCCGAAGAGCACGGGCACCCGCATCTTCTGCGTGAGCGGCCATGTGCGGCGGCCCGGCAATTACGAAGTGCCGATGGGAATTACGTTCCGCGAGTTGATCTTCGAACACGCCGGCGGCATGCGCTCGGACAAGTCGCTGAAGGCGTTCATCCCGGGAGGGGCGTCGGCGCCGTTTTTGACCCCGGACCACTTGGACGTGAAAATGGACTTCGAGTCGGTGGCCCAGGCCGGGTCGATGCTGGGATCGGGCGGGGTCACGGTCATGGAGGAAGGCACCAGCATGGTCTGGGCCACGCTGCGCCTGATGGAGTTCTTCTACCACGAGTCCTGCGGCAAGTGCACCCCGTGCCGGGAAGGCAGTTCGTGGTTGGTCCAGACCATGCGTCGCATCCTCGCCAAGCGCGGCCGCCGGGAGGACCTTGAAACCCTGACCGATCTGTGCCAGAACATCGCCGGCCGAACGGTCTGCGCGTTCGGCGACGCCGAGGTGGCCCCGGTCATGAGCACCCTGAAGTACTGGCGGCACGAGTATGAGGACCTGATCCGGGAGGCGGAATCGCTGGGCCTGTCAGGCGTCCCCGAACTGGTCCTGCCGGCGGGACGATATTAAAAACGTTAAACGTGAATCGTTATTCGTGAATCGCAAAAGGACAGATCGGCTCTTGCGTTGAACGGTTAACGGTTAACGAATAACGGGGAACATGCCTAGCACGAGCACAGAAACAGTGAAACTTACCATCGACGGCATCCCGGTGACGGTGCCGAAGGGCACGTTGCTCATCGAGGCGGCGCGCCGGGTGGGGGTGATGATCCCGCATTTCTGTTACCACCCGAAGCTCAAGCCGGACGCCAACTGCCGGATGTGTCTGGTGGAGATCGAAAAGATGCCCAAGCTTCAGACGGCCTGCAGCACCCCGGTGACCGAGGGGATGAGCGTCCGCACGGCCACCACCGTCGTCGACGAAGCGCACAAGTCGGTGCTGGAGTTCATTCTGGCCAACCATCCCCTGGACTGCCCGGTCTGCGATCAGGGCGGCCGCTGCGACCTGCAGGACTTCTCTCACGAGTACACGCCGACCACCAGCCGGTTCATCGAGGTCAAGCGCATTTTCCCGAAGGAATATTTCAGCCCGCTGATCGAAACCCAGATGAACCGGTGCGTCCAGTGCCTGCGCTGTGTCCGGTATTGCGACGAGGTCATGGATGTCAAAGCGCTGGCGCCGGCCGGCCGAGGAACGATGACCGAGATCAAGCATTTCGGCCCTCACCCGTTGGAGTGCGAGTTCTGCGGGGGCTGCGTGCAGATTTGTCCCGTCGGAGCCATCACCAGCCGCCTGTCGATGTACGAATACCGGCCCTGGATGCTGAAACGGACCGACACCGTCTGCGCCTACTGCGGGGACGGCTGCCAGATCACGATCCAGACCAAGGACGACGAACTGGTCGAAGTCATGTCGGCCTATGGCGCCGGCCGCAACAACGGCGACCTGTGCGCGCGAGGCTTCTTCGGGTATCACGCCACCAGTCACCCGGAGCGTTTGATGCGCCCACTGATCCGCCGCGACGGCCGGCTGGTGGAGACGACCTGGGAAGACGCGCTGGAATACGCGGCCGGCGCCGCGATCCGACTCAAGCTGAAGCATGGCCCGGACGCGTTCGCCGGGTTGATCGCGTCCCGCTGCACGAACGAAGACCTCTATGTGTTTCAGAAATTCATGCGCCTGACGATCGGCACCAACCGCATCGACGGCAGCGCGCGCTACGGCCACCTTAACGGCGTTCAAGCGATGCGCCGGGTGCAGGGCACCCACCGGTGGACCGTCACGTTCGACGACATCGTCGCCGCCGACGCGCTGTTGCTGGTCGGCACCAACATCACGGAGACCAATCCCGTCACGGGCCTGAGAGTGAAAGAAGCCGTCAAGAAGCGGCAGGCGACGCTGGTGACGGTCGAAGCCCTCGATCCGGCGATCGACACGATCAGCAACATCGCGAATCTCGCGCAACATCACTTCTCCGCCCACCCGGCTCGGTTCGGCCCTGTCGCCGTGGGCTTGATCAAGGCGGTGATCGAGGACGGCCACGTGGATCAGGCCCTCCTCCAGCAGGCGCCGGCCTATGTGAGCGCGATCACGCAGGCGGTGGAACGCTTGTCATGGGAGGAACTTGAAGCCGCCACCGGCTCGACTCGGGCGTCCATGCTCGACGCCGCACGGGTCCTGGCGCGCGCCGGACGCCTGGTCGTCCTCATCGGACCCGGCGTGTTGCGAAATCCCGGCGGGTACAATACGGCCGCCAACCTGCTCGATTTGTTGCTGCTCACCGGGCATCATGGGCGTCCGGGCTGCGGATTCGCGCCTCTGGCCGAGGAGAACAACGACCAGGGCGCCGTGGAGATGGGGGCCGTCGCGGAGTTTCTCCCCGGTCCCGTCGACCGCACGGATCGAACCGCGCGCGAGCGGCTGGCCAACCTGTGGAAGGAGGAGCTTCCCAAGGGACCAGGCGCCACGCTGATGGAGATGATCGAGGACGCGCGCGCCGGCAGGCTGAAAGCCCTGTTCGTGGTCGGCGAGAACCCGGTCGGCAGCCTGCCGGCCGCCGCCGGCGCGAAGGAGGCGTTGGGCAATCTCGAACTGCTGGTCTGTCAGGAACTGTTCCTCACCGAGACGGCATCGCTCGCCCACGTGGTGTTGCCGGCCTGTTCCTATGCCGAGAAGGACGGGACCTTCACGAACAGCGAAGGGCATGTGCAGGCCGTCCGGCAGGCGATCCAACCGATCGGCGAGAGTCGCCCCGACTGGGAAGTGTGTTCGGCTCTGTCGGGGCTGATGGGCTACCCGCTCGAATACGGCGACGCGCGTGAGATCTTGAAGGAGATTCGCGGCCTCATTCCCGGCTACGGTCTGCTGGGGCCGGCGCCGACGCCGCCTCAAGTCGATCGCGCGGCGGTCGAGCGATATCTCAGCCGAGGATACGCCGATGATATCGCGAGCCGGTACCGACTTTCTGGAGCGCGGCGAGAGGCGAGGGGCCAGGGGCCAGGGACGAGAGACCACGGGAAAAACGACATGCTCACGTTGGTATTGGGGCAGTCGCTGTTCCATTCGGGTAAACTGTCGACCCGCGCCAAGGGCCTGCTTCAGGTGGAAAGCGTCGGCTTGTTGAGAATGAACCCCGCCGACGCGGCGCGGCATGATGTGTCGGACGGCGATCGGGTCCGCGTGTTTAACTCGCGCGGCGAGTTCACGACAGCCGTGAAAATCCTGGCACGTATCCCGGAAGGGATGGCGTTCTTCCCCGAGCATTTCGATCAGGACGCCAAGGCGCTGGCCGACGTGGAGATCGACCCCGTGACGAAGGTGCCGTATTGCAAAATGTCGCAGGTGAACGTGGAACGGATATAACCAATCGTCAATGGTCATTGGTCAACGGTCACCGGGAAATAGGCACGGCTCACCATTGACTGTTTTCCATTGACCGTTGACATCGACGATCTTCAGTCCGGAGGAACCGTGGTTGAAACAAGTCTGAAGCTGGTCATCTCGCTGACGCAAATTGCCGCCGTGATGGGCGTGGTTCTGCTCACGGTCATGCTGCTGACCCTGCTCGAGCGAAAGGTGCTCGGTTGGATGCAGGACCGGATGGGCCCGATGGAAGTCGGCCCGTACGGCATCCTCCAGCCGATCGCGGACGGGATCAAACTCTTCTTTAAGGAAGACATCATTCCGGCCGGTGCGAACAAATTTCTCTTCAGCCTGGCGCCGATCCTCGCGCTGGTTCCGGCCTTGATCGGGTTTGCCGTCGTGCCGTTCGGCCCGAACCAGACGGTGGAACTGTTCGGGGTTCAGTTCAAACCGTTCGTCATCAGCGACATCAACATCGGGATCCTCTATATCCTGGCGTTCGCGTCGATCGGCGCCTACGGGATCATCCTCGGCGGCTGGGCGTCCAACAGCAAGTACTCGCTGCTCGGCGGATTGCGGTCGGCCGCGCAGGTCATCAGCTACGAACTGAACGTGGGCTTGGCGATCGTCGGCGTGCTGCTCCTGGCCGGCTCGCTGAGTCTCGTCAAGATCGCGGAAGCCCAGGCCGGCGGCTTCTGGCACTGGTTCGTTTTCGCGCCGCCCTTCCCGCAGATTTTCGCGTTCGTCGTGTACGTCATCTCGGCGGTGGCCGAGACCAACCGTGTGCCGTTCGATCTGCCGGAAGCCGAAAGCGAATTGGTGGCGGGATTCTTCACCGAATACAGCGGGATGCGATTCGCGTTCTACTTTCTCGCCGAATACGCCAACATGATCCTGGTGTCCTGCGTCGCCGCGGCGCTGTTCCTGGGCGGGTGGAACGCCCCCTATCCGGGCACGATCCTGGCCCGGATCGGCTTGGAACACATTTCCTGGATGGAGAACGTGGGCTGGTTCACCGTCAAAGTGTACTTTTTCCTGTTCCTGTTCTTCTGGCTGCGGGCCACGCTGCCACGCCTGCGCTATGACCAACTGATGCGGTTCGGGTGGAAGGTCATGCTGCCGATCGCGCTGGGCAACATCCTGATCACGTCGGTCGCGGCATATCTGTTCCCGAGGAGCTGATGGCTAATAGCTGATAGCTGTAGGCATGAAATTCAAGAACTGGCTCAAGACGATCACCTTTTACGAGATCCTGGTGGGCATGAAGGCCACGTTGACGCATTTGCTGCGCTATCGGCCGATCACGCTCCAGTATCCTCACGAGAAACGCACCCTGCCGGACAGCTACCGCGGCATGCTCGCGTTGCTGCGCTACGATGACGGCACGGAGAAATGCGTCGGATGCGATCTCTGCGAAGCGGCCTGCCCCTCCCGGGTGATCCGGGTGGTCAGCGCGGAAGTGCCGGGCGAACCCACCAAGCGGTACGCGAAAGAATATTACATGGACATGACACGCTGCCTCTTTTGCGGCCTGTGCGTCGATGCCTGCCCGGTGGACGCCCTGGGCATGACCCGCGAATTCGAGTGGGCGGTCTATGACAAACGGCAGCTCCTCCTGAATAAGGAACAACTCCTCGCCATCGGCGACCGGTCATTTCTTGTGCGAGAGAAACGGCTGGAGCTGCAGCACCCGAATGTGGCGTTCTTCAACGTCGCGTTCAAGCACGTGCCACAGAAACCAACGTGAGCCCCTCTCCTTGCCCTCGCTGCGGTTCACCATACAGAGGCGAATGGGGCGGCACCGGCTGTGGGCCTGGAACCTGAACACGACCGGCGGGCCGGCGCTTTGACTTCCGGACTCGGAACGACAGGAGGCTGCGTCCGTTGAATCAGTTCTTCTTTTTGTACTTCGCCGGCGTCATCGCGCTGACCTCGGTCCTCGTCGTCGCGCTGCGCAATCCCGTCTACAGCGCCCTCGCTCTGTTGATCATGTTTTTCCACGTCGCGGGCCTGTATGTGACCCTGCACGCGGAGTTTCTCGCCGCCGTGCAAGTCATCGTGTACGCGGGCGCGATCCTGGTGCTCTACCTATTCGTGGTCATGCTGCTGAACGTCAAGCGCGAAGACCGTTACCACGCGCAACTGCCGGTCGCGGGGTTGCTGGGGTTGACGTTCCTGACGACGGTGCTGCTCGCGGCGGTCCGCTTCCGCGACGCCGGCGCTCCCGCGGGGACGGCCGACGGCGCCGCCGGGGCGTCGGGGAACACGGAAACGATCGGCCAGGTGCTGTATTCGACGTACCTTTTTCCGTTCGAGATCGCCTCGCTCATCCTGCTGGTCGCCATGATCGGCGCGATCGTCCTCGCGAAAAAAGATATCGGGGGACGTGAAACGTGAAGCGTAAGGCATCATGCGCGAGATGGTCTGAAGCGCCTTATTGTTTGTCCCAACGCGTCACGAGGCATACGTCATGATCCCCTTAAGCTATTACATCATCCTGAGCGCCTTCGTGTTCATCACCGGCGTGGTGGGCGTGCTGATCCGGCGGAACATCATCATCATTCTGCTGTCGGTGGAGCTGATGCTGAACGCTACGAACATCAACTTCGTGGCCTTCTCGCATTATCTTCAGAGCGTGGCCGGCCAGGTGTTCGTCTTTTTCGCGCTGACGGTCGCGGCGGCCGAGGTCGCCGTCGGTCTGGCGATCATCATCGCCCTCTACCGATCCAAATCGAGCATTAACGTGGACGAGTTTCAGCTTCTAAAATGGTGAACATGTCATTGGTCAACGGGCATAGGTCAACGGCAAGGAACCGAACACCGGCTTTCAGAGCATTTCTTCACTGTTGATCAATGACTCTTGTCCATTTGACCCATTACATATGCTCTACGCCCTGATCCCCCTCCTTCCCATCGCCGCGTTTCTGATTCTCGGCCTCGCCGGCCACTGGATCAGGGAACGGGCGCACCTTGTGGCCGTGCCGGCCGTCCTCGGCTCGCTCGCGCTCTCCGTCGTCGCGTTCTTTAACGCGGCCGAAGGCGATCGGATCTCGGTTCCGCTGTACACATGGATCGCCTCAGGCGAACTGGAGGTCCGCCTGGGCCTGTTCATCGACCGGCTGACCGCCGCCATGCTGCTGCTCGTGACGATCGTCAGCTCGCTCGTGCACGTGTACACCATCGGCTACATGCACGGCGAGAAGGGGTACGCGCGCTTCTTCGCCTACATCGCCCTCTTCACCTTTTCCATGCTGATGCTGGTCATGTCCGACAACCTCCTCCAGTTGTTCATCTTCTGGGAGGCGGTCGGCCTGTGTTCCTACCTGCTCATCGGCCACTGGTACGAGCGGCCGGTCGCGTGCGCCGCGGCGACCAAGGCCTTCATCGTGAACCGTGTCGGCGACTTCGGGTTCCTGCTGGGGCTGCTGGTGATCGTGTACAACTTCGGGTCATTGGATTATCGGCAGGTGTTCGCTCAGGCTCCGGGCTTCGCCGACGACATGATGAATCTCCTCCGGCTGTTCGGAGGGACATGGGAAGTCTCCACGCTCACCGTGATCTGCCTCCTGCTGTTCGCCGGCGCCGTCGGGAAATCGGCGCAGGTTCCGCTGCACGTCTGGCTCCCCGACGCGATGGAAGGTCCGACGCCGATCTCGGCGCTGATCCACGCGGCCACGATGGTGACCGCCGGCGTGTTCATGGTCGCCAGGCTGGCGCCGCTGTATCACCTCTCGCCGATCGCGATGGACGTGGTGGCGGTGGTCGGGGCCCTGACGATGGTCCTGGGCGCGACCATCGCGCTGACGCAGACCGACATCAAGCGGATCGTCGCCTACTCGACCGTGAGCCAGCTCGGCTACATGATGATGGCCTGCGGCCTGGGCGCCTATGCGGCGGGCATGTATCACCTGCTCACGCACGGCGCGTTCAAGGCGCTCCTGTTCTTGGGCTGCGGCTCGGTGATCATCGCGCTGCATCATGAACAGGATATGCGGCGCATGGGCGGACTCAAAGACAAACTGCCGATCACGTACTGGACCTTTGTCGTCGGCTCGCTGGCGTTGGCCGGCTTTCCTCTCACCGCCGGCTTCTTCAGCAAGGACGCCCTGTTGCTGGAGTCGTGGTCGTCGGGGGCGTTGGGGCGAACGCTCTCGGTCTTCGGGCTGCTCACGGCGCTCCTGACCGCCTTCTACAGTTTCCGCCTCGTCTTCGTCACCTTCTGGGGATCGTCCCGTGTCGATCCCCACCTGGCCGGCCGTATCCAGGAACCGTCCGGAACGATGACGGTTCCCTTGCTCATTCTGGCCGTGCTCAGCGTGGTCACCGGCTACTTGGGCGTCCCCGAATTTTTAGCGCCGGTCTTTCCCGGCGGCGCAGAGGCCGGCCATCACGGCGGAGCCGCCGCGATCGGCGTCATGGCCGCAGCGACGCTGATGGGTCTGGCCGGCATCGCAGCGGCGTACTATGTCTATGTGAAAGAGCCCGGGTTGCCGGACCGCCTGGCCGCGCGCTGGCGGCAGGCGTATCGACTCTCCGCCAACAAATGGTACGTGGACGAACTCTATGACGCCAGCATCGTGCGGCCCACATTCTCGCTCGCCGACGGCCTGTGGAAACGGCTGGACGTCACGATCATCGACGGCGCGGTGAACGGGGTCGCGCGGGCGATCGCCCTGGGCGGATGGCTTCTGCGCCTGATCCAGAGCGGGCAGGCCCAACACTACGCGCTGGGCATGGCGGCCGGCGCGGTGGCGCTGTTGACGGTGTACCTCCTTTTTTAGGCGAGGGGCCCGTGGCTCGCGGCGCAAGGAAGAGCGGAAGATGAATCGTATTGAAAGACACGTCGTTCGCCTCCCGCCCCTAGCCCAGAGCGAAGCGAGATGAGCGAACCGAGCCTACAAAGCGCGTTCCCCTGGCTGACCGCCGTGGTGTTTCTGCCCCTCGTCGGCGCGGCGCTCGTCTGCCTTGTCAGAGATACCATGGTCCGTTGGACGGCGTTGGCGGTGACGGTCGCCGACGTTCTGGTGGCGCTGCCCGTCTGGTTTCAGTTCGATCCCGCCGTTTCGGGAATGCAGTTCACCGAGCACGTGCCCTGGATCGCGTCTCCGCCGATCAGCTATCAGCTGGGCGTGGACGGCATCAGCCTGCCGCTGGTGCTCATGACCGCCCTCTTGATGCCGCTCTGCGTGCTCGCCTCCTGGCGGGCGATCGAGACCCGCATCCGCAGTTTCATGGCCGTCACGTTGATCATGGAAGCGGCGATGCTCGGCGTGTTCGTCGCGCTCGACTTCGTGTTGTTCTATGTCTTCTGGGAAGCGATGCTGATCCCGATGTATCTCCTGATCGGCGTGTGGGGCGGCCCGAACCGGCTATACGCGGCCATCAAGTTCTTTCTCTATACCCTGGCCGGCAGCGTCCTGTTGCTGGTCGCGATCATCGTCCTGTACTTCCAGGGCGGCCACACGTTCGACATCCTCGCGCTCGGCCGGCAGACCTACGACGCCTCGCTCCAGAGCTGGCTGTTCCTCGCCTTCTTCGCCGCCTTCGCGGTCAAGGTGCCGATGTTCCCGTTCCATACCTGGCTGCCCGACGCCCACGTCGAGGCGCCCACCGCCGGCAGCGTGATTCTCGCCAGCATCCTGCTGAAGATGGGCGCGTACGGCTTCCTGCGCTTCACGCTCCCCATGCTGCCGGACGCGACGGTGACGTTCACGCCGCTCATGATCATGCTTTCGATCGTGGCGATCATCTACGGCGCCTACATGGCGCTGGCCCAGGCCGACCTCAAAAAACTCATCGCCTATTCCAGCGTCAGCCACATGGGCTTCGTCACGCTCGGCATCTTCGTCCTGAACCACCAGGGGATCGAGGGCGCGGTGCTGCAGATGGTCAACCACGGCATCACGACCGGCGCGTTGTTTCTGTGCGTCGGCGCCGTCTACGAGCGGACGCACAGCCGGATGATCGCAGACAACGTGGGATTGGCCGGTCCCATGCCGCGGTACGCCACCCTGCTGGTGATCTTCGCGCTCTCGTCGCTGGGGCTGCCCGGCACGAACAGCTTTGTCGGCGAGTTTCTCGTGCTCGTCGGAGCCTTCCTCTGGAACAAGATCGCGGCGAGCCTGTCTGCGCTCGGCGTTATCCTGGCCGCGGTCTACTTGCTGTGGATGGTCCAGCGCGTGGCGTTCGGCGTGCCGGCTGAACGCTACGTCCGCCACCTGGTCGATCTGAACCTGCGCGAGA
Coding sequences within:
- the nuoD gene encoding NADH dehydrogenase (quinone) subunit D produces the protein MHPLLETLRAKFPEAVLSVQEDEARGELSARVAADRIVDVARFLHDDPAMAFDHITDVCSADFPEDRERFEVIYHLLSLPHRRRVRLKARVTEDNPCIDSVTAVWKGAEFMEREVYDLMGIRFDGHPDLRRILMPEDYDEGYPLRKDFPTEGKGWRSSFEFIPRLDEPPVEVEGEISEDLKKPFMAGNGAVSSIRKEELLLNMGPQHPSTHGVLRVVLELDGERIVKATPDLGYLHRGVEKLAEGLHYLQIIPHTDRLDYVCAMANNYAYVRAVEKLVGVKVPERAEYIRTIVAEMQRVVGHLFWLGTQALDIGAMTVFFWTFREREALLDMFEKLCGARLTLNYYRIGGVDSDFTPDLVARLKAFLDTFYDKIHEYDTLLMTNRIWLSRTKNVAVISAEDAINFGLTGPVLRGSGVAYDVRKFEPYGMYDRVEWEVPVGKSGDTYDRYWVRMEEMRQSCRIIRQCLDQMPPGPIMADLPQVIPPPKPKVMRDMESLIHHFIIFTQGFKPPKGETYCASEAPKGELGFFIISDGSPRPYRLKIRAPSFVHMGAFDHMARGYLISDIITIFGTYDIVMGECDR
- the nuoE gene encoding NADH-quinone oxidoreductase subunit NuoE yields the protein MRLSEKYKDQIADILSRYPVRRSALLPLLCLAQQEEGYVSEAAMKEIAGILKLTPPQVYETVTFYTMLNLKPVGKFHIQVCKSLMCALVGSDTLLGWLRAKLGIKPGETTPDRMFTLSTVECLAACGAGPMMQINDDYYEKLTEEKVDRILADLKRDGTSPLKSGPFMLPEPVNSKG
- the nuoF gene encoding NADH-quinone oxidoreductase subunit NuoF, producing the protein MAKHELILLKNMTSPGYTGSLADYERAGGYQALRKTLGKIAPADVTAIVVKSGLRGRGGAGFPTGIKWGFLPKDYQGPRYLCCNADESEPGTFKDRQLIERDPHQVIEGILLACYAIGAETAYIYIRGEFALGAAILERALSEAGAAGYIGRNILGTGVNIDVWIHRGAGAYICGEETALLESLEGKRGLPRVKPPFPATHGLYGKPTVVNNVETLANLPHILNRGAEWFASIGSPPKSTGTRIFCVSGHVRRPGNYEVPMGITFRELIFEHAGGMRSDKSLKAFIPGGASAPFLTPDHLDVKMDFESVAQAGSMLGSGGVTVMEEGTSMVWATLRLMEFFYHESCGKCTPCREGSSWLVQTMRRILAKRGRREDLETLTDLCQNIAGRTVCAFGDAEVAPVMSTLKYWRHEYEDLIREAESLGLSGVPELVLPAGRY
- the nuoG gene encoding NADH-quinone oxidoreductase subunit NuoG, with product MKLTIDGIPVTVPKGTLLIEAARRVGVMIPHFCYHPKLKPDANCRMCLVEIEKMPKLQTACSTPVTEGMSVRTATTVVDEAHKSVLEFILANHPLDCPVCDQGGRCDLQDFSHEYTPTTSRFIEVKRIFPKEYFSPLIETQMNRCVQCLRCVRYCDEVMDVKALAPAGRGTMTEIKHFGPHPLECEFCGGCVQICPVGAITSRLSMYEYRPWMLKRTDTVCAYCGDGCQITIQTKDDELVEVMSAYGAGRNNGDLCARGFFGYHATSHPERLMRPLIRRDGRLVETTWEDALEYAAGAAIRLKLKHGPDAFAGLIASRCTNEDLYVFQKFMRLTIGTNRIDGSARYGHLNGVQAMRRVQGTHRWTVTFDDIVAADALLLVGTNITETNPVTGLRVKEAVKKRQATLVTVEALDPAIDTISNIANLAQHHFSAHPARFGPVAVGLIKAVIEDGHVDQALLQQAPAYVSAITQAVERLSWEELEAATGSTRASMLDAARVLARAGRLVVLIGPGVLRNPGGYNTAANLLDLLLLTGHHGRPGCGFAPLAEENNDQGAVEMGAVAEFLPGPVDRTDRTARERLANLWKEELPKGPGATLMEMIEDARAGRLKALFVVGENPVGSLPAAAGAKEALGNLELLVCQELFLTETASLAHVVLPACSYAEKDGTFTNSEGHVQAVRQAIQPIGESRPDWEVCSALSGLMGYPLEYGDAREILKEIRGLIPGYGLLGPAPTPPQVDRAAVERYLSRGYADDIASRYRLSGARREARGQGPGTRDHGKNDMLTLVLGQSLFHSGKLSTRAKGLLQVESVGLLRMNPADAARHDVSDGDRVRVFNSRGEFTTAVKILARIPEGMAFFPEHFDQDAKALADVEIDPVTKVPYCKMSQVNVERI
- the nuoH gene encoding NADH-quinone oxidoreductase subunit NuoH → MVETSLKLVISLTQIAAVMGVVLLTVMLLTLLERKVLGWMQDRMGPMEVGPYGILQPIADGIKLFFKEDIIPAGANKFLFSLAPILALVPALIGFAVVPFGPNQTVELFGVQFKPFVISDINIGILYILAFASIGAYGIILGGWASNSKYSLLGGLRSAAQVISYELNVGLAIVGVLLLAGSLSLVKIAEAQAGGFWHWFVFAPPFPQIFAFVVYVISAVAETNRVPFDLPEAESELVAGFFTEYSGMRFAFYFLAEYANMILVSCVAAALFLGGWNAPYPGTILARIGLEHISWMENVGWFTVKVYFFLFLFFWLRATLPRLRYDQLMRFGWKVMLPIALGNILITSVAAYLFPRS